A stretch of Procambarus clarkii isolate CNS0578487 chromosome 80, FALCON_Pclarkii_2.0, whole genome shotgun sequence DNA encodes these proteins:
- the LOC123746231 gene encoding involucrin-like: MKTESFLEAQEGFLEAQEGFLECLEAQEGFLECLEAQEGFLECLEAQEGFLECLEAQEGFLECLEAQEGFLEGLEAQEGFLESLEVQKGFLEGLEAQEGFLECLEVQEGFQEGLEAQEGFLECLKAQEGFLEGLEVQEGFLECLEAQEGFLESLEVQEGFLESLEAQEGFLESLEVQEGFLEGLEVQEGFLESLEVQEGFLESLEVQEGFLEVQEGFLESLEAQEGFLESLEAHEGFLESQEAHEGFLESLEVQEGFLESLEAQEGFLESLEV, translated from the coding sequence ATGAAGACGGAGAGCTTCCTGGAGGCCCAGGAGGGCTTCCTGGAGGCCCAGGAGGGCTTCCTGGAGTGTCTGGAGGCCCAGGAGGGCTTCCTGGAGTGTCTGGAGGCCCAGGAGGGCTTCCTGGAGTGTCTGGAGGCCCAGGAGGGCTTCCTGGAGTGTCTGGAGGCCCAGGAGGGCTTCTTGGAGTGTCTGGAGGCCCAGGAGGGCTTCCTGGAGGGTCTGGAGGCCCAGGAGGGCTTCCTGGAGAGTCTGGAGGTCCAGAAGGGCTTCCTGGAGGGTCTGGAGGCCCAGGAGGGCTTCCTGGAGTGTCTGGAGGTCCAGGAGGGCTTCCAGGAGGGTCTGGAGGCCCAGGAGGGCTTCCTGGAGTGTCTAAAGGCCCAGGAGGGCTTCCTGGAGGGTCTGGAGGTCCAGGAGGGCTTCCTAGAGTGTCTGGAGGCCCAGGAGGGCTTCCTGGAGAGTCTGGAGGTCCAGGAGGGCTTCCTGGAAAGTCTGGAGGCCCAGGAAGGATTCCTGGAGAGTCTGGAGGTCCAGGAGGGCTTCCTGGAGGGTCTGGAGGTCCAAGAGGGCTTCCTGGAGAGTCTGGAGGTCCAAGAGGGCTTCCTGGAGAGTCTGGAGGTCCAGGAGGGCTTCCTGGAGGTCCAGGAGGGCTTCCTGGAGAGTCTGGAGGCCCAGGAAGGCTTCCTGGAGAGTCTGGAGGCCCATGAGGGCTTCCTGGAGAGTCAGGAGGCCCATGAGGGCTTCCTGGAGAGTCTGGAGGTCCAGGAGGGCTTCCTGGAAAGTCTGGAGGCCCAGGAGGGCTTCCTGGAAAGTCTGGAGGTTTAG